A genome region from Meriones unguiculatus strain TT.TT164.6M chromosome 19, Bangor_MerUng_6.1, whole genome shotgun sequence includes the following:
- the LOC110556152 gene encoding LOW QUALITY PROTEIN: putative olfactory receptor 1F12P (The sequence of the model RefSeq protein was modified relative to this genomic sequence to represent the inferred CDS: substituted 1 base at 1 genomic stop codon): MKFYLSIXFFIQVHPMEQGNQTSISEFLLLGFSSWPGQQGFLFALFLCLYLTGLFGNLLILLAIVSNNHLHTPMYFFLANLSLVDLCLPSATVPKMLLNIQTKSQSISYPGCLAQMYFCMMFANMDNFLLTVMAYDRYVAICHPLHYSTIMTPRLCSSLLALSWIVATFNPLLHTLMMAQLHFCSENIIHHFFCDINSLLPLSCSDTSLNQLMVLSVVGLIFVVPSVCILASYGRIVFAVMKITSLEGKLKAFSTCGSHLALVILFYGAITGIYMSPSPNQSTENDSAASVIFMVVAPVVNPFIYSLRNNELKKTFRKTLGHGKILSW, from the coding sequence gttttatttatctatttagttCTTCATACAGGTACATCCAATGGAACAGGGAAACCAAACCAGCATCTCTGAGTTTCTCCTCCTGGGCTTCTCAAGTTGGCCAGGCCAGCAAGGGTTCCTCTTTGCACTCTTCCTTTGTCTCTATTTAACAGGTCTATTTGGAAACCTACTCATCTTGCTAGCCATTGTCTCAAACAATCACCTCCACACACCCATGTATTTTTTCCTTGCCAATTTGTCCTTGGTAGACCTCTGCCTTCCTTCAGCTACGGTCCCCAAGATGCTACTGAACATCCAAACCAAGTCTCAATCCATCTCCTACCCAGGGTGCCTGGCTCAGATGTATTTCTGTATGATGTTTGCTAACATGGACAATTTCCTCCTCACTGTGATGGcatatgaccgctatgtggccatctgccaTCCTTTGCACTACTCCACCATCATGACCCCACGCCTCTGCAGCTCTCTGCTGGCCTTATCTTGGATCGTTGCAACCTTTAATCCTCTCTTGCATACCCTCATGATGGCTCAACTGCATTTCTGCTCTGAAAATATTATTCACCATTTCTTCTGTGACATCAactctctcctgcctctctcctgctCTGACACCAGTCTCAATCAGCTGATGGTTCTGTCTGTGGTGGGACTGATCTTTGTGGTACCATCAGTGTGTATCTTAGCATCGTATGGCCGCATTGTCTTTGCTGTGATGAAAATTACTTctctagaaggaaaactcaaggccttctcaacctgtgggtcccaccTTGCCCTGGTCATTCTTTTCTATGGGGCCATCACAGGAATCTATATGAGCCCTTCGCCCAACCAGTCGACCGAAAATGATTCAGCTGCATCAGTAATTTTTATGGTTGTAGCCCCTGTAGTGAATCCCTTCATCTACAGCTTAAGGAACAATGAGCTGAAGAAAACTTTCAGAAAGACTCTTGGCCATGGTAAAATACTTTCCTGGTGA